TGACATGAATCTGGCGTGCCTCGCCGACGAGGACGCGTTTAGCCGGCAGATCCAGCTCGATCTTGCGTCCGGTGACGTCAGTGATCTCCACTGCCAGGGCGGGCACGGCGAGAAGAGAGAAAACCAGCATCGCAAGATGCCTGAGAGCGTTGAGCCGCATGAGAAGTCCTCTTGGTTCCAAAATAAAATGATGAAGCCGCATGGCTGCGGCTTCATCCATGGATCAGACGGCGCTCCTCTTCACCGTCCCTGTCTTATTTCGCGTCTTTCAGCGAAACGAAGTAGCCGGGCTTGTAATCGAGCGGCAGGAAGCGGGCATGCAATTCCTTGAAAGTTGCCTCTGGATCGAGATCCTTAAACAGGTCCGGATGCAGCCACTTGGCAATTTCCTGAATGGCCACGAACTGGTAGGGATTGTTGTAGAACTGGTGCCAGATGGCATGGACATTGCCGTCCTTCACCGCCTGCACGCCGGTAAAGGCCGGGCGCTTGGTCAGGTTTTCCAGCTTCCCGTGTGCTTCCTTCACATCCGCGCCATAACCAACGCCGACCCAGTTGCCGCCCGGAACATAACCGTTCCAGTTACCGCCGGTGATGATGATCTGCTCCGGATTGGACGCGATGATCTGTTCCGGATTAACGGTGCCGAAGGTGCCGGGAATGATGCCCTTGGCCATGTTGATGCCGCCGGCAAGTTCCACCATCTTGCCGAAATTCTCATTGCCGAAGGACATGCAGCAATCGTCGGAATAACCGCCGGCGCGCTCGATGAACACGACAGGTTTCTTCGGATTGGCCTTTTCAAGCGTATCGGTGACCCTTGCGATGGAATCGGCGCGGAACTTGATGAAGTCCTCGGCAACCTTTTCCTTGCCGGTCAGCTTGCCCATCAGGCGCATGCTCGGCTCGGTATTTTCCATCGGCTTTTCACGGAAATCGACGTAGACCAACGGAATGCCGACCTTGGCGAGCTTTTCAATGTATCCCGCCTCTTCCGTCGCCGTCTTGGCGTCGATATTCATCAGGATTACGTCCGGCTTCAGCGAAACCGCCTGTTCGATGTCGAATGTGCCATCCTTCATGCCGCCGAAGGTCGGGAGCTTGGCGATATCAGGATATTTGGAGATATAGGCGTCATAGGTTTCCGGATCGGCTTTCGCCAGATCGTCCCGCCAGCCGACCACGTGCTGGAAAGGATTGTCCTTGTCGAGCGCCGCCAGGAAATAAATCTGCCGACCTTCGCCGAGGATAATATGCGAAACAGGGACGTTGACTTCGACATCCCGGCCCGTCACATCCTTGACGGTGACCTTTTCGGCAAATGCCGGCCAGGCGGCGGAGACGAGAAGGCCAAGGGCAAGTGCCGCAGATTTGGCTGAGATGCGCATCGGATATTGCTCTCCAGTGTTGACTGGCGCGGCTGTATTATTTTCTGACTATACTAGTCAAGTTTTATGTTTTAGAGCCGTTCTCAACTGACCGGCGCATGAGTTGAAGTCTAATGATCGACACTATCCAGTATGGCAAAAACGACAGCCTGAGAGACGAAATCAAGGCTTATTGGTCCGGCCGCGCCGCAACCTTCGACCTTTCGCCAGGGCATGAAATTTTCTCGGAAGAGGAGCGCGCCGCCTGGCATGCGCTGGTTTTGAAGCATCTGGGACAGGGTGAAGGCCGCAAGGCACTCGATCTCGCCAGCGGAACCGGCGTCATCTCGCATCTGATGGACGATCTCGGTTTTCAGGTCACCGGCATGGACTGGTCGGAAACCATGCTGGCGCTTGCAAGGGAAAAAGCGAAAAGCCGTGGACGCAACATTCGTTTTTTTGTCGGCGATGCCGAAAACACGATGGAGCCGGACGAAAGCGCCGACGTCATCATCACGCGCCATCTGGTGTGGACGCTGGTGGACCCGCAGGCGAGTTTTGCCGAATGGTTCCGCGTATTGAAACCGGGTGGGCGGCTTCTGATCGTCGACGGTGATTTCGTCAATACCGGCTGGCGCGAAAAACTGGTCAAGAAACTGGCTGCCGGTCTGGAAAATATCGGCCTTGTGAAACCCGACCAGCCGCACAGGCCGGCGGATCCGGAAAATACATTCAACAGCATTCTTTCGCGGGTCTATTTTTCAAAGGGCGCAAGAGCCGGCGATGTCGCAGCACTTCTGCGCAAAACGGGGTTCGAGCCCGTCGCAATCGATCAGGAGCTTCAGGCGATTCATCGCGCCCAGGCGAAGAATTTCAGCCTGCTGAAGGGCATCCTGCGCGGGCTGCAGCACCGTTATGCGGTCTGTGCGGTGAAGCCGGATGTTTCCGAAAAGATCTGAGGAACGCCGCAGCCACCTTCACTATCCGCGTGCACGACGTCATCCTCGGGCCTGTCCCGAGGATCCAACCACCTATCGCAAAATCAATGCGTTGCAGATGCTCGGGACAGGCCCGAGCATGACGGAGGAGAGGTTTTCGGACTTTGCCTGCACCCTCCCGGACGATCCAAACCGCCACTCAAGACTTCCGCCCGCGCCTCATTTTTCCGCCCGTTCGAAGAATTCCTCGAAGCGGGGCTTCGCGCGACCGGGCACATCCACCGTCTTGTAGCTCTGCGGCAAGGTGGCCTCGCCCACCTTGATCAGCATGACCATGCCCATGCCGTAATGCGGTGAGCATTTGATGCCATAAAAACCCGGCTGCTCGAAGCCGGTCTCGAATTCATCATTGATCCGGCTTTTGAACCCCTCGACACCTTCGGGAACCATGCCCTCGATGGTCGCGGCATTGTGGCTCTTGTGGGTCGGCACGAAGCGAACGCGATCACCGGGAGCGATCTCGAGGAAATCGGGTTCGAACACCATCGGGCCTTTTTCGCCCCGGTTCAGCATCTTCACCTCGAAAGTTTCCGCCATGGCGTGAAGGGGAAAACCAGTGATCGCCGCCAGGGCAATTCCAGCAACAACGCGAAGCGTTTTCATGTTTGGAATTACGCCAAAACCAATGTTTTCGAGCGTCATCAATTTCATCATCGTGCCAGTACTTTCCTTGGGTGATCGGCTGCCCCGTGGGCCGGCAGAAAACGAATGTGGGAAAAGCCACCCTCATCCGTGGTGACAACCGACTGCACCCCGAAAACGGAAGCGATCGTCGCTGAAGTCAGAACCTCATGCGGCGGACCGACCGCGATCAATTCGCCCCGGTGCAAGATGGCGACGCGGTCGCAGAACATGGCGGCGTGATTGAGATCGTGCAGCGCCGCGACGACGGTAAGGCCCTGCCGGCGCACCAGATCGAGCAGGCCGATCTGGTGGCCGATGTCGAGATGGTTGGTCGGCTCGTCCAGAAGCAGGATATGTGGCTCCTGCGCCAGCGCGCGGGCGATGTGCAGCCTCTGCCGTTCGCCTCCGGAAAGGTGATGCCAGCTTCGATCCGCCTTGTCCGCCATGTCGACATTTTCAAGCGCCGCATCGACGATGGCATCATCCTTTGACGACCATGCGGAAAGCGGGCCGAGATAGGGTGTGCGTCCAAGTTCGACAGCCTGTCGCGCGCTGATACGTTCGGTGGTTTCGGCCTGCTGCTCCACGAAGGCGAGCCTGCGGGCAAGCTCGCGCCGCCCGAATGAGGCAAGCGGCTCCTCGCCAAGCGTGACATGGCCCCCGCGCGGTTTGCGGATGCCGGCCAGCATGGAAAGAAGCGTGCTTTTACCCGAGCCGTTCGGCCCGATAATGCCGAGGAACTCGCCGGAACCAACATCCAGCGAAACGTCGCGGACGATTTCGATGTTACCGGCATGGAAATGCAGATCATGGGCGGACAATCTCATGACCGACCCCTTTTCTGCCCGAGGATGAAGGCAAAGGCGGGCGCACCGACGAGCGCGGTGATGACCCCGATGGGCAGGACCTGCCCGGGAATGACGATGCGGGAGAGAATATCGGCGACGATCATGAAAATCGCGCCGGTCAGCGCCGTCACTGGCAGCAACAGCCCATGGCGAACGCCGACGAAGATGCGTGCCGCATGGGGAATGACGAGGCCGACGAAGCCGATGGAGCCGACCAACGACACCATGACCGCCGTCATGATCGCCGAAACCGAGATCAGCACCGCATAGACCCAGCGCACGGGGATGCCGAGCGAGGCTGCGGCCTGGCCGCCGAAGGCGAAAGCATCCAGCGCGCGGGCGTACCAGAGGCATACCGCAAGACCCGCAAGGCAGACCGGCAGGGCCAGCCACACATCCGGCCAGCGCACGCCCGAAAGATTGCCCAGAAGCCAGAACATGATGCCGCGCGCCTGTTCGGCATTGGCGGATTTTGTGACAATGAACGAGGTCATGGCATTAAAGAGCTGCGAACCGGCGACACCCGCCAGAATGATGGCGCTGTTGCCGTGACCGGCCCTGACCGCCAGAAGGCTGACCAGCGAAAAAGCAACAAAAGCCCCGATCAGGGCGCCCGCCGGCATCGTCAGGAACCCGGCGCCGAAGCCCAGAAGCGCCACGGCGACTGCCCCCGTGGAGGCGCCTGCGGAAATGCCGAGAATATAGGGATCGGCAAGCGGGTTGCGCAAAAGCGATTGCAGCACCGCACCGGCGAGCGCCAGCGAAGCACCGCAACAGGCGGCGACGACGGCGCGGCTGAGCC
This portion of the Agrobacterium tumefaciens genome encodes:
- a CDS encoding ABC transporter substrate-binding protein, with the protein product MRISAKSAALALGLLVSAAWPAFAEKVTVKDVTGRDVEVNVPVSHIILGEGRQIYFLAALDKDNPFQHVVGWRDDLAKADPETYDAYISKYPDIAKLPTFGGMKDGTFDIEQAVSLKPDVILMNIDAKTATEEAGYIEKLAKVGIPLVYVDFREKPMENTEPSMRLMGKLTGKEKVAEDFIKFRADSIARVTDTLEKANPKKPVVFIERAGGYSDDCCMSFGNENFGKMVELAGGINMAKGIIPGTFGTVNPEQIIASNPEQIIITGGNWNGYVPGGNWVGVGYGADVKEAHGKLENLTKRPAFTGVQAVKDGNVHAIWHQFYNNPYQFVAIQEIAKWLHPDLFKDLDPEATFKELHARFLPLDYKPGYFVSLKDAK
- a CDS encoding class I SAM-dependent methyltransferase, producing MIDTIQYGKNDSLRDEIKAYWSGRAATFDLSPGHEIFSEEERAAWHALVLKHLGQGEGRKALDLASGTGVISHLMDDLGFQVTGMDWSETMLALAREKAKSRGRNIRFFVGDAENTMEPDESADVIITRHLVWTLVDPQASFAEWFRVLKPGGRLLIVDGDFVNTGWREKLVKKLAAGLENIGLVKPDQPHRPADPENTFNSILSRVYFSKGARAGDVAALLRKTGFEPVAIDQELQAIHRAQAKNFSLLKGILRGLQHRYAVCAVKPDVSEKI
- a CDS encoding pseudoazurin, translated to MMKLMTLENIGFGVIPNMKTLRVVAGIALAAITGFPLHAMAETFEVKMLNRGEKGPMVFEPDFLEIAPGDRVRFVPTHKSHNAATIEGMVPEGVEGFKSRINDEFETGFEQPGFYGIKCSPHYGMGMVMLIKVGEATLPQSYKTVDVPGRAKPRFEEFFERAEK
- a CDS encoding ABC transporter ATP-binding protein, which gives rise to MRLSAHDLHFHAGNIEIVRDVSLDVGSGEFLGIIGPNGSGKSTLLSMLAGIRKPRGGHVTLGEEPLASFGRRELARRLAFVEQQAETTERISARQAVELGRTPYLGPLSAWSSKDDAIVDAALENVDMADKADRSWHHLSGGERQRLHIARALAQEPHILLLDEPTNHLDIGHQIGLLDLVRRQGLTVVAALHDLNHAAMFCDRVAILHRGELIAVGPPHEVLTSATIASVFGVQSVVTTDEGGFSHIRFLPAHGAADHPRKVLAR
- a CDS encoding iron ABC transporter permease is translated as MNGFSVHLGRAGLAFVALALLLVALMAGAAIGETAIPFDVVAKTIANRVFHAGYPLEPLDEGIVWSYRLSRAVVAACCGASLALAGAVLQSLLRNPLADPYILGISAGASTGAVAVALLGFGAGFLTMPAGALIGAFVAFSLVSLLAVRAGHGNSAIILAGVAGSQLFNAMTSFIVTKSANAEQARGIMFWLLGNLSGVRWPDVWLALPVCLAGLAVCLWYARALDAFAFGGQAAASLGIPVRWVYAVLISVSAIMTAVMVSLVGSIGFVGLVIPHAARIFVGVRHGLLLPVTALTGAIFMIVADILSRIVIPGQVLPIGVITALVGAPAFAFILGQKRGRS